The following are from one region of the Argopecten irradians isolate NY unplaced genomic scaffold, Ai_NY scaffold_0833, whole genome shotgun sequence genome:
- the LOC138313674 gene encoding uncharacterized protein — protein sequence MCERFNRTLIDMLGTLEPHQKKDWKSYVGSLTLAYNCTRHKTTGYSPFHLMFGRQPRLPVDLLCGFVEEPTSRSLPDYIKNLRNRMSHSFSLASKKARESQSRQKADYDLRSREAVLEPGDRVLVKVLAFEGRHKLADRWEPDVYIVKSQPNGDIPVYTIQREDGKGKSKTLHRNHLLPIGAIPVEIDKEPLPELPPRPVPRIRRSRLEREPLRKESVAELVEPLSGNDSSDSSDEDVVGMDINSDVQRPPTQDSIRSSNDTVHIPGPRTGFVDVETSESEPENAAADAVQGNVNLPEPEILVPRRSTRNRRPPNWMTSGEFVCSQQPVETVPDWKMKALFLVDMVSSASFRDMPSAAQQAMLKIFKHLVFFFFCHWILVTML from the coding sequence ATGTGTGAGCGATTTAATCGGACCCTTATTGACATGTTGGGAACGCTGGAGCCTCATCAAAAAAAGGATTGGAAAAGCTACGTAGGATCTCTAACGTTAGCTTATAACTGCACAAGGCACAAGACTACTGGATATTCGCCATTCCATCTAATGTTCGGACGACAACCGCGTTTACCAGTTGATCTTTTGTGTGGATTTGTTGAGGAACCTACTTCACGTTCTTTACCGGATTATATTAAGAATTTAAGGAACAGGATGTCTCATTCGTTTAGCTTGGCAAGTAAGAAGGCTCGGGAATCGCAGAGTCGACAGAAGGCAGACTACGATCTTCGTAGTAGGGAAGCCGTTTTGGAACCGGGAGACCGAGTTCTTGTCAAAGTACTGGCCTTTGAGGGACGACATAAGCTAGCGGATCGATGGGAACCTGACGTGTACATCGTAAAGAGTCAGCCCAATGGAGACATTCCTGTATACACAATACAGAGGGAAGACGGGAAGGGGAAATCAAAAACCCTCCATCGGAACCATCTACTTCCCATTGGAGCGATACCTGTGGAAATAGATAAGGAACCACTTCCTGAACTTCCACCTCGACCAGTTCCACGTATAAGGAGGTCGAGGCTGGAACGTGAGCCACTTCGAAAGGAATCTGTGGCGGAACTCGTCGAACCACTGTCCGGGAACGATAGTAGCGACAGTTCCGATGAGGATGTTGTGGGCATGGATATTAATTCCGATGTTCAGCGGCCACCCACGCAGGATAGTATCCGGTCGAGCAATGACACGGTACATATTCCTGGACCTCGCACTGGTTTCGTTGATGTGGAAACGTCGGAATCTGAACCGGAGAATGCAGCTGCTGATGCAGTACAGGGAAATGTTAATTTGCCTGAACCGGAGATTCTAGTGCCAAGGAGATCGACAAGGAACAGACGACCGCCTAATTGGATGACCTCTGGCGAGTTTGTATGTTCACAGCAACCTGTTGAAACGGTGCCGGACTGGAAAATGAAGGCTTTATTTCTGGTGGACATGGTATCTTCAGCGTCCTTTCGGGATATGCCTTCGGCTGCTCAACAGGCAATGCTAAAAATTTTTAAGcacttagttttttttttcttttgtcattGGATACTTGTAACCATGTTGTAA
- the LOC138313675 gene encoding uncharacterized protein: MSTTPLIQGERGLTIPSTAVFIAGEIAGTGILALPRAVEDTGWAGLMLIILCAILSAYTGILLGEAWTIAAEVFEDCKGHVQNPYQILGEKTYGKAGRYTVSVCLHITMFGGAVVFLLLAAENMETLVKDLGHDISFCFWLLIIAGVLVPFTWFGTPKDFWLIAYGATIATASAAVIIVVSVGLDASNHTSTEHEKVEFKKIALALGTIVFALGGHPAFPTFQMDMKRQKDFKKAVCFGFIIVSLLYLPVTTAGYLVYGKDLDANILTNLPSGGLANAVLLLVTIHLLTLVALFC; encoded by the exons ATGTCAACAACTCCGCTG ATTCAAGGAGAAAGGGGATTGACGATCCCGTCTACCGCTGTTTTTATCGCAGGAGAAATCGCTGGGACTGGTATACTAGCTCTCCCTAGAGCTGTGGAAGACACAG GATGGGCGGGGCTGATGCTGATCATTCTCTGTGCCATCCTCTCGGCATACACAGGGATCCTCCTCGGGGAGGCTTGGACGATAGCAGCCGAGGTATTCGAGGATTGTAAGGGACATGTTCAAAACCCATACCAAATTCTTGGAGAGAAAACATACGGCAAGGCTGGCAG GTATACAGTGTCAGTATGCCTTCATATCACCATGTTCGGTGGGGCAGTAGTGTTTCTCCTTCTGGCTGCCGAAAACATGGAGACTTTAGTGAAAGATTTAGGTCACGACATCTCCTTCTGTTTCTGGCTGTTAATAATAGCCGGAGTTTTGGTCCCATTTACCTGGTTTGGAACTCCAAAAGACTTCTG GTTGATTGCTTATGGGGCGACAATAGCTACTGCATCCGCTGCGGTCATCATAGTGGTCAGTGTAGGTCTGGACGCCTCAAACCACACGTCCACAGAGCACGAAAAGGTCGAGTTCAAAAAGATTGCCTTAGCACTAGGGACAATAGTGTTTGCTCTAGGAGGGCATCCTGCTTTCCCTACTTTTCAAATGGACATGAAGCGGCAAAAGGATTTCAAAAAGGCAGTTTGTTTCGGATTTATAA TCGTCAGCCTTCTCTACCTCCCGGTAACGACCGCTGGATATCTCGTCTACGGGAAGGATTTGGACGCCAATATCCTGACGAACCTTCCATCTGGAGGACTGGCTAATGCTGTCCTTTTACTAGTTACGATACACCTGTTAAcactggtagccctgttctgttaa